One genomic region from Pyrinomonadaceae bacterium encodes:
- a CDS encoding aspartate aminotransferase family protein has protein sequence MTPDELSRLHETLGNAVTRLIAEHARSLESRPVTSRATPDDLKKLFEEPLPVHGVPAEEILDKFARDVVPHAMQVPSPRYFGQFNPTPLAIGVWADALSSSLNQNAGAWRNGPTSALIEDRVIRWLCELIGYESTAYGVLASGGSEANLIALKCARDRVSRDMPRLGARASGELTVYTSEQCHYSVEKSLDILGLGRESLRKIETDERFHIRLDRLRDAISTDIKAGRRPFCIVGVAGTTSTGVIDPLPELADVAREHDLWFHVDAAYGGGLAFSDKHKSKLSGIELADSITFDPHKWMFVPFSCGATLVRDGAQVLRNSFDMSPEYLSEQRGFPDAQLDFFRYGQMGTRRFNALKLWMCFKFMGKSGYAETTERHLELTEHLARRLDRLPDFDRVGEIETAVCCFRYLPETVRAMAPDDQDQVQQALQQRIERSGNAFFPSTILHGRRALRVNINSYLTEQRHVDDLVELLAQEAVSVLKHP, from the coding sequence ATGACCCCTGACGAACTCAGCCGTCTGCACGAAACGCTCGGAAACGCGGTCACCAGGCTGATCGCTGAGCACGCGCGGTCTCTCGAATCGCGACCCGTCACGTCGAGGGCCACGCCTGACGATCTCAAGAAGCTATTTGAAGAACCATTACCAGTACATGGTGTCCCGGCAGAGGAAATTCTCGACAAGTTTGCCCGCGACGTTGTGCCGCACGCCATGCAGGTTCCGAGTCCTCGCTACTTCGGCCAGTTCAACCCGACGCCTTTGGCGATCGGGGTGTGGGCCGACGCGCTATCTTCGTCACTTAACCAAAATGCCGGCGCCTGGCGGAATGGGCCGACTTCCGCGCTAATCGAAGATCGAGTGATCCGTTGGTTGTGCGAATTAATCGGCTATGAATCGACGGCGTATGGCGTGCTCGCCAGCGGCGGCTCGGAAGCAAATCTGATCGCGCTGAAGTGCGCGCGTGATCGAGTGTCTCGCGACATGCCGCGACTTGGCGCGCGTGCCTCCGGGGAACTGACGGTCTACACGTCCGAACAGTGTCACTATTCGGTTGAGAAAAGTCTCGACATCCTCGGGCTGGGGCGTGAGAGCCTTCGCAAGATTGAAACGGACGAACGCTTTCACATTCGGCTCGATCGTTTGCGAGATGCGATCAGCACAGACATTAAAGCGGGCCGCCGTCCCTTCTGCATCGTCGGCGTGGCCGGGACGACTTCAACAGGAGTCATTGATCCGCTTCCGGAACTTGCTGACGTCGCGCGCGAGCACGATCTTTGGTTTCACGTTGATGCGGCGTACGGGGGCGGGCTCGCTTTTTCCGACAAGCACAAATCAAAATTGAGCGGCATTGAGTTAGCTGACTCGATCACCTTCGATCCGCACAAGTGGATGTTTGTGCCGTTTTCCTGCGGCGCGACATTAGTGCGCGACGGGGCGCAGGTTCTGCGCAACTCGTTCGACATGTCGCCGGAATACTTGAGCGAGCAGCGCGGTTTCCCGGATGCGCAGCTCGATTTCTTTCGTTACGGTCAGATGGGCACGCGACGTTTCAACGCTCTCAAGCTCTGGATGTGCTTTAAGTTCATGGGCAAATCCGGGTACGCCGAAACTACTGAGCGCCACCTCGAGTTGACGGAACACCTCGCGCGACGTTTGGACCGGTTGCCCGATTTCGATCGCGTCGGAGAGATTGAGACGGCAGTGTGCTGCTTCCGTTATCTCCCTGAGACGGTGCGGGCGATGGCGCCGGATGATCAGGATCAGGTTCAGCAGGCTTTGCAGCAGCGCATCGAACGCAGCGGCAACGCCTTCTTTCCCTCAACGATTCTTCACGGCCGCCGGGCGCTGCGCGTGAACATCAACAGTTACCTGACTGAGCAGCGGCACGTTGACGATCTGGTAGAATTGCTGGCGCAAGAAGCCGTCAGCGTCTTGAAACATCCATGA
- a CDS encoding PEP/pyruvate-binding domain-containing protein gives MIRKQLLLLLVLILWTLAPASAVGQAQGPNSLPAVRSRPEFDSLGVVYDQDTPYALPHVMFVIDRQNKNHIYYVNSKRYKFHKDFVNGTYLSLERGQVFFENNYIKPNRRFILGTVAYQTPVRKWTFEFWEGDLIPPEQIKLTSEVINRTFFTPVAYKPNSLRQEQASANIAGLTRVLQAEILRGQEYQALNVAKGLGRIHVIRKLDDHVEIGSNEILVLDEVPIQLPPVAGIITGKPSTPLSHINLLAKGWGVPNVYIKNAHELFQQYDGRWIQLDARRDGYSIKLADNNALDEYQQRMKQRRDIMTPRFDLSVTGLAPLTAQRRASSVAYGAKSANLGELIRARLPGFVVPPGFTVPFSYYDAFIKQNNIDDEIYELLEDKQFIHDPAHRRSELTKLRERIQRGTFDAKLRAEVLRRWRADLGGRGVFARSSTNSEDLPNFSGAGLYSSMPNLRTDEQLIEGIKTVWASVWNFQAYEARERASIDHMKVFMAVLIQDGINSESSGVMITTDPFNRDAREAIFISAKRGLGIKVVEGQRVAEQVVFRPRANAVQVLTRSEEDSLLTFDENGGLKEIPISGERAVLSDAVVRRLAAAGQNIKRVFGGRDQDIEWAYMRGQIYIVQARPFIAGG, from the coding sequence ATGATTCGAAAGCAATTGCTGTTACTTCTGGTTTTGATTCTGTGGACGTTGGCCCCAGCGTCCGCGGTGGGCCAGGCTCAGGGTCCGAATTCGCTCCCGGCGGTGCGTTCCCGGCCCGAATTTGATTCGCTGGGCGTCGTTTACGATCAGGATACGCCCTATGCTTTGCCCCATGTGATGTTCGTGATCGACCGGCAGAACAAGAACCACATCTACTACGTCAATTCAAAGCGCTACAAATTTCACAAGGACTTCGTTAACGGCACTTACCTTTCGCTTGAACGCGGTCAGGTGTTTTTCGAGAACAATTACATCAAGCCGAACCGGCGATTCATTCTGGGTACGGTGGCGTATCAAACCCCAGTCAGAAAATGGACGTTTGAATTCTGGGAAGGCGATCTGATTCCACCCGAACAGATCAAACTAACTTCCGAAGTCATCAACCGGACATTCTTCACGCCCGTTGCTTACAAGCCGAATTCGCTGCGGCAGGAGCAAGCCTCAGCCAACATCGCCGGGTTAACACGCGTGCTGCAAGCTGAGATCCTCCGGGGGCAGGAATATCAGGCATTGAACGTCGCCAAAGGCCTTGGCCGGATTCACGTCATCCGGAAACTGGATGACCATGTGGAGATTGGTTCCAACGAGATTCTCGTGCTTGACGAAGTCCCGATTCAATTGCCGCCGGTCGCCGGAATCATTACGGGCAAACCTTCGACGCCGCTTTCGCACATCAATCTGCTCGCCAAAGGCTGGGGCGTGCCGAACGTTTACATCAAGAACGCGCACGAGCTTTTCCAGCAATATGACGGCCGGTGGATCCAGCTCGACGCGCGTCGTGACGGCTACTCAATCAAACTGGCCGACAATAATGCCCTTGATGAGTATCAGCAGCGGATGAAGCAGCGGCGCGACATCATGACCCCGCGGTTCGATTTGTCAGTGACGGGGCTTGCGCCATTAACCGCACAGCGAAGAGCATCATCTGTCGCGTACGGCGCAAAGTCGGCGAACCTTGGCGAGTTGATTCGGGCCCGCCTGCCGGGTTTCGTGGTTCCGCCCGGATTCACAGTTCCATTCTCGTACTACGATGCGTTCATCAAACAGAACAATATCGATGACGAGATTTACGAGCTGCTGGAAGACAAACAGTTCATACACGACCCGGCGCATCGGCGCAGCGAGCTGACGAAACTCCGGGAAAGGATTCAGCGGGGAACGTTCGACGCGAAGCTGCGCGCCGAAGTGCTGCGTCGGTGGCGGGCCGACCTCGGCGGTCGAGGCGTGTTCGCGCGCAGCTCAACAAACAGCGAGGATTTGCCAAATTTCAGCGGCGCCGGGCTCTACTCCAGCATGCCGAATCTGCGGACGGACGAGCAATTGATCGAAGGTATTAAGACCGTTTGGGCGTCGGTTTGGAACTTCCAGGCTTACGAAGCACGCGAGCGCGCCAGCATTGATCACATGAAAGTATTCATGGCCGTGCTGATTCAGGATGGCATTAATTCTGAAAGCTCGGGTGTGATGATTACGACGGATCCATTCAATCGTGACGCGCGCGAAGCCATCTTCATCAGCGCCAAGCGCGGGCTCGGTATCAAAGTGGTCGAAGGCCAGAGAGTGGCCGAACAGGTGGTATTCCGGCCGCGTGCTAACGCCGTTCAAGTCCTGACACGCTCCGAAGAAGACAGTTTGCTGACGTTCGACGAAAACGGCGGCCTCAAAGAAATTCCGATTAGCGGCGAACGAGCTGTTCTCAGCGATGCGGTGGTGCGACGGCTTGCGGCCGCGGGGCAAAACATCAAACGCGTATTCGGCGGACGCGACCAGGACATCGAATGGGCTTACATGCGCGGACAGATCTACATAGTTCAGGCAAGACCGTTCATTGCCGGCGGTTAG
- a CDS encoding SDR family oxidoreductase, whose amino-acid sequence MTSLFSPGILTGHVAFVTGGGTGITGGVARALSEAGANVTLVSRSMEHLEPAAAAINEARTGAAGEAFAVAADVRHPDQVATAITATVERFGRIDIVVNGAAGNFLCKPEELSPNGFGTVVDIDLKGTFNVCRAAFDQLKQHRGQILNISATLHYLGTPMQLHVSAAKAGVDALTRNLAVEWGRYGIRVNAIAPGPIEDTEGMKRLVPEAIKEKLRLRVPLGRMGRIQDIETAAVFLCSDAASYINGAVLVVDGGHWLAANRML is encoded by the coding sequence ATGACGTCACTATTCTCTCCCGGTATCCTGACCGGACATGTTGCGTTTGTAACGGGCGGCGGCACCGGTATCACCGGAGGCGTGGCGCGCGCACTCTCCGAAGCAGGCGCGAACGTCACGCTGGTTAGCCGCAGCATGGAACACCTCGAGCCGGCGGCCGCAGCTATAAACGAAGCGCGGACGGGTGCCGCTGGTGAAGCCTTCGCCGTCGCGGCTGACGTTCGCCATCCGGATCAGGTGGCGACCGCCATTACCGCTACCGTTGAGCGCTTCGGCAGGATCGATATAGTCGTGAACGGCGCGGCCGGAAACTTTCTTTGCAAACCGGAGGAGCTTTCACCGAACGGCTTCGGCACAGTCGTCGATATCGATTTGAAAGGCACCTTTAACGTCTGCCGTGCCGCCTTCGATCAACTCAAGCAGCACCGCGGACAGATTCTGAACATCAGCGCGACGCTGCACTATCTCGGGACGCCAATGCAGCTGCATGTCTCGGCGGCCAAAGCCGGCGTCGATGCGCTCACGCGAAATCTCGCGGTCGAGTGGGGCCGCTATGGCATTCGTGTTAACGCGATTGCGCCGGGTCCAATCGAAGATACAGAGGGGATGAAGCGCCTCGTTCCTGAAGCAATCAAAGAGAAACTTCGCCTCCGTGTGCCACTCGGCCGCATGGGCCGCATCCAGGACATCGAAACAGCCGCCGTCTTCCTTTGCTCAGACGCAGCCAGTTACATCAACGGCGCGGTGCTGGTTGTTGATGGGGGACACTGGCTGGCCGCCAATCGAATGCTCTGA
- the trpE gene encoding anthranilate synthase component I: protein MLDLTPPTFEEFERETARGNVVPVTRTVLADLQTPLGAFLRISGDASYSFLLESIEGGERLARYSFVGADPWMIARGRGHTTTIQKEGRQETVERNAVDVLRETFREKKLARRPGLAPLCGGAVGYLGYDAASWFEPVLGRNGHQSDADDAAWMFFRTVLAFDRVQQQIEITSIVFVSEASGEREALRALYDQAVRETERIEKLLSQPITVPSSQPTIGQTTVHFQSNWPRPQFEAAVEKVKQHIAAGDCYQAVIAQKFTKPTAADPLAIYRALRATNPSPYMFLLRMGSETIIGSSPEMLVRCHGQRLDYRPIAGTRRRGATEAEDWMLGEEMSSDEKEVAEHTMLVDLGRNDLGRVSDYGSVKVEALMSIERYSHVQHLVTSLRSRLRDDLDRFDALRSCFPAGTVTGAPKIRAMQIIDQLEPAKRGVYAGSVLYVDYADNLDSCIAIRTIHLRDGVATVQAGAGIVADSVPEREYEECVNKARALFRAIELAERGL, encoded by the coding sequence ATGCTGGATCTAACGCCACCGACCTTCGAAGAATTCGAACGTGAAACCGCGCGCGGAAACGTGGTGCCGGTGACGCGGACGGTGCTCGCGGATCTGCAGACGCCCCTCGGAGCGTTTCTGCGGATTTCGGGCGACGCGTCCTATTCGTTTTTGCTGGAATCGATCGAAGGCGGGGAAAGACTTGCTCGCTATTCATTTGTGGGGGCGGACCCGTGGATGATTGCTCGCGGTCGCGGCCACACCACCACGATTCAGAAGGAGGGCCGGCAGGAAACAGTCGAGCGGAATGCGGTTGATGTCCTGCGCGAGACATTTCGCGAAAAGAAGTTGGCGCGCCGACCCGGATTAGCGCCGTTGTGCGGCGGCGCGGTCGGCTACCTCGGGTATGACGCGGCGAGCTGGTTCGAGCCTGTGCTGGGCCGCAATGGTCATCAATCGGATGCAGATGATGCTGCCTGGATGTTCTTCCGCACCGTGCTGGCCTTCGATCGCGTGCAGCAGCAAATTGAAATCACTTCCATCGTGTTCGTGTCTGAAGCATCGGGCGAGCGTGAAGCGTTGCGCGCTCTTTACGACCAAGCTGTTCGCGAGACTGAGCGAATAGAGAAACTCCTGAGTCAGCCGATAACTGTTCCTTCAAGTCAGCCGACAATCGGTCAGACAACCGTTCACTTCCAATCCAATTGGCCCCGGCCGCAATTCGAAGCAGCGGTCGAAAAGGTGAAACAACACATCGCGGCCGGCGACTGTTATCAGGCCGTCATCGCCCAGAAATTCACCAAGCCAACTGCCGCCGATCCTTTGGCGATTTATCGAGCGCTGCGCGCGACAAACCCCTCACCTTACATGTTCCTGCTGCGCATGGGCAGCGAGACGATCATCGGATCATCGCCCGAGATGCTGGTTCGCTGTCACGGTCAGCGTTTGGATTACCGTCCGATTGCGGGCACGCGGCGACGTGGGGCGACCGAAGCGGAAGATTGGATGCTCGGCGAAGAGATGAGCAGTGACGAGAAAGAAGTCGCCGAGCACACAATGCTGGTGGATCTGGGGCGAAACGATTTGGGACGCGTCTCAGATTACGGTTCGGTGAAAGTCGAAGCGCTGATGTCGATCGAACGTTATTCGCATGTGCAACATCTGGTGACCAGCCTGCGATCGCGCTTGCGTGACGATCTGGATCGATTCGATGCTTTGCGTTCCTGTTTTCCTGCGGGCACAGTCACCGGCGCGCCCAAGATTCGGGCAATGCAAATCATCGATCAGCTGGAACCGGCGAAGCGCGGCGTTTACGCAGGGTCCGTGCTTTATGTCGATTACGCTGACAACCTGGATTCCTGTATCGCCATCCGCACGATCCATTTGCGCGACGGCGTGGCTACCGTGCAGGCGGGCGCGGGCATTGTTGCCGACTCAGTCCCCGAGCGTGAGTACGAAGAATGCGTCAACAAAGCGCGCGCGCTATTTCGCGCGATCGAGTTGGCTGAGAGAGGCCTATGA
- a CDS encoding peptidylprolyl isomerase, translating into MTLVKLLLILAAAATAVCAQNPSPAADTLKKANARPVASPTPKVEPFVGASVEQMTGQCVSLETEQGLIVFETLPNKAPETVRGFLNLAASGALNTTTFSRTVKGFVIQGGNLSTSEKWGGELSARMQRSLPDEPNDVKHVRGIVSMARGEEPNSATTHFFILVGDGPHLDGKFAAFGRVLRGIEVADSINRAPAEAEKPVSPVRITHATVSRCEK; encoded by the coding sequence ATGACCTTAGTTAAACTTCTGTTAATCCTGGCGGCTGCTGCGACTGCGGTTTGCGCACAGAATCCATCGCCGGCCGCGGACACTTTGAAGAAAGCCAACGCGCGACCGGTTGCGTCGCCTACTCCAAAGGTTGAACCGTTCGTGGGCGCGTCAGTCGAACAGATGACGGGCCAGTGTGTATCACTCGAAACCGAACAGGGCCTCATCGTCTTTGAGACGTTGCCGAACAAGGCGCCTGAAACCGTGCGCGGGTTTTTAAATCTGGCGGCTTCGGGCGCGCTGAACACGACAACCTTCAGCCGCACCGTGAAAGGTTTTGTGATTCAGGGTGGAAATCTTTCCACGAGCGAGAAGTGGGGCGGGGAACTGTCGGCCAGAATGCAACGGTCGCTGCCCGACGAGCCTAACGACGTGAAACACGTGCGCGGAATCGTGTCGATGGCCCGTGGCGAAGAGCCGAACAGCGCCACGACGCACTTCTTTATTCTGGTCGGTGATGGGCCGCATCTGGACGGAAAGTTTGCGGCGTTCGGTCGTGTGCTGCGCGGGATTGAAGTCGCCGACTCGATCAACCGGGCGCCGGCGGAGGCAGAGAAACCCGTTTCGCCGGTCAGAATTACTCATGCAACTGTCTCGCGCTGTGAAAAATAG
- a CDS encoding ankyrin repeat domain-containing protein produces the protein MCLGACTGTSSDQPTPEASKQFLKLRGYDFDESSFFRAAAAGDVMAINGFISAGINVNAKNADGDTALTASAARGDATIVEALLRGGADVNAQGRNSWTALLLALSEDQDIVTDILLARPNVDFKAENPEGMTALMLAVWHQREQAVGLILKRGGDVNHQDKDGDAAMHGAALYGNARILKLLLDGGANPNVKNALGGTPLMWAAAYGHEEIVSVLLTRGADPKIRDVDGVTAAGWAAKNSRASIELRLRAAERDSP, from the coding sequence ATGTGTCTGGGTGCATGCACAGGGACCTCGAGCGATCAGCCGACACCGGAAGCGTCGAAGCAATTCCTAAAACTGCGTGGATACGATTTCGACGAGTCCTCCTTCTTCAGAGCCGCGGCGGCCGGCGATGTCATGGCGATTAACGGTTTTATCAGCGCCGGCATCAACGTGAACGCGAAGAACGCAGACGGTGATACGGCTCTGACCGCAAGCGCCGCGCGCGGTGATGCCACCATCGTCGAAGCCCTGTTACGCGGCGGCGCAGATGTGAATGCGCAAGGGCGTAATTCCTGGACTGCGCTCTTGCTTGCGTTGTCAGAAGATCAGGACATTGTCACCGACATCCTGCTTGCGCGACCGAACGTAGATTTCAAAGCTGAAAATCCGGAAGGCATGACGGCCTTGATGCTCGCCGTGTGGCATCAGCGGGAACAAGCCGTGGGGTTGATTCTGAAACGTGGCGGGGATGTGAATCATCAGGACAAGGACGGTGACGCGGCCATGCACGGTGCCGCGCTTTACGGAAACGCACGGATACTTAAACTGCTGCTGGACGGTGGTGCGAATCCGAACGTCAAGAACGCGTTGGGAGGCACGCCCCTAATGTGGGCGGCCGCCTACGGGCACGAGGAGATTGTCAGCGTGCTGCTTACCCGCGGCGCCGATCCGAAGATTCGCGATGTAGATGGCGTGACGGCGGCGGGTTGGGCCGCGAAGAATAGCCGGGCCAGTATTGAACTTAGGTTGCGCGCCGCGGAAAGAGATAGTCCGTAG
- a CDS encoding aminodeoxychorismate/anthranilate synthase component II: protein MLLVIDNYDSFTYNLVQYVGELGERIEVRRNDEVTVEQIEAMKPDRILISPGPGTPSDAGIAMTVIEKFAGKLPILGVCLGHQAIGQVFGGRVVRASRQFHGKSSRVQHDGKTIFEGLENPFPAGRYHSLIVERETFPDELEISATTPNGTIMGLRHRRLKIEGVQFHPESIMTTEGKKLLKNFLSL, encoded by the coding sequence ATGCTTCTGGTAATCGACAACTACGATTCGTTTACTTACAACCTCGTGCAGTACGTAGGGGAACTGGGCGAGCGGATCGAAGTCCGGCGCAATGATGAAGTCACTGTCGAGCAGATTGAGGCGATGAAGCCGGATCGCATTCTGATTTCGCCGGGACCGGGAACGCCCTCGGACGCGGGCATCGCGATGACGGTGATCGAAAAGTTTGCCGGCAAGCTTCCTATTCTGGGCGTTTGTTTGGGACATCAGGCGATCGGGCAGGTGTTTGGTGGACGAGTGGTGCGTGCGTCCCGGCAATTCCACGGAAAATCGTCACGAGTGCAGCACGACGGCAAGACGATCTTCGAGGGTTTGGAAAATCCTTTCCCCGCGGGCCGGTACCACTCCCTGATCGTCGAGCGTGAGACATTCCCGGATGAATTGGAGATTTCTGCGACGACACCAAACGGAACGATCATGGGTTTGCGCCATCGCAGACTAAAGATCGAAGGCGTTCAGTTTCATCCGGAGTCGATCATGACGACCGAAGGGAAGAAGCTGCTCAAGAACTTTCTGAGTCTTTGA
- the trpD gene encoding anthranilate phosphoribosyltransferase has translation MNHTTPATGPQTSDSKLKNFIGRLVRREDLSRSEANDLLEALLNGEAADGQIAATLIALKLKGETVEELAGLAEGMRARATRIQSRHERFIDTAGTGSSSAKCFNVSTAAAFVIAGAGLPVAKHGNRAASSKCGSADVLSALGVNVSVAPEISERCLNELGICFMFAPLYHGATARVAGIRRQLGVQTTFNLLGPLTNPAGAPRQIIGVSNRDFVEPMARALTLLGTERAWVVHGADSLDEITLADKTFGAEASNGNSRTFEIAPEDFGVQRSPLDGLAGEGAEENATTIREILGGQRRDAARTLVMLNAAAALHVGGSAADLKEGMRLAEDSIDSGRAVGKLNELVRTTSASE, from the coding sequence ATGAATCACACAACACCAGCCACGGGACCTCAGACCTCAGACTCCAAACTCAAAAACTTCATTGGGCGGTTAGTGCGCCGCGAAGATCTTTCGCGCAGTGAAGCGAACGATCTCCTTGAAGCTTTGCTTAACGGCGAGGCTGCCGACGGTCAGATCGCCGCGACGCTGATCGCGCTCAAGCTCAAAGGCGAGACAGTCGAAGAGCTAGCCGGGCTGGCTGAAGGAATGCGCGCGCGCGCGACGCGAATTCAGTCCCGGCACGAGCGGTTCATTGATACGGCCGGAACCGGATCGAGTTCAGCCAAGTGTTTTAACGTTTCGACGGCGGCAGCGTTCGTCATTGCGGGTGCAGGGCTACCGGTAGCCAAACACGGTAATCGCGCGGCGAGCAGCAAATGCGGTAGTGCCGATGTGCTGTCGGCATTGGGCGTCAACGTTTCGGTCGCCCCTGAAATCTCTGAGAGATGTTTGAATGAGCTTGGCATCTGTTTCATGTTCGCGCCCCTTTATCATGGCGCCACCGCGCGCGTGGCCGGCATTCGCCGGCAGCTCGGCGTGCAGACGACTTTCAATCTGCTTGGCCCGTTGACGAATCCCGCAGGCGCGCCAAGGCAGATTATCGGTGTCTCCAATCGGGACTTCGTCGAACCGATGGCCCGCGCTTTGACTCTTCTCGGCACCGAACGAGCGTGGGTCGTACATGGAGCGGATAGCCTTGATGAAATAACGCTCGCGGACAAAACGTTTGGTGCGGAGGCGTCCAACGGCAACTCTCGCACATTCGAGATTGCCCCGGAGGATTTCGGCGTTCAGAGAAGTCCTCTAGATGGATTGGCAGGAGAGGGCGCGGAAGAAAATGCGACGACGATTCGCGAGATCCTGGGCGGGCAGCGGCGAGACGCGGCCCGAACCCTCGTGATGCTGAATGCGGCGGCTGCCTTGCACGTGGGTGGCTCAGCAGCCGATTTGAAAGAGGGAATGCGCCTAGCCGAAGACAGTATCGACAGTGGCCGCGCCGTGGGAAAACTGAACGAGCTTGTGCGGACGACCAGCGCGAGCGAGTGA
- the trpCF gene encoding bifunctional indole-3-glycerol-phosphate synthase TrpC/phosphoribosylanthranilate isomerase TrpF has translation MDFLSEIISVKRQRVKAAKARMPLERLRELARPSQHRLIAALQDRSRPNLIAEFKRRSPSKGPIKSAADPAATAQIYESAGAAAISVLTEEDYFDGSLDDLRQVREASRLPVLRKDFIFDEYQVYESAVAGADALLLIVAALDDQTLKRLREVAEDELGMDALVEVHTRDELDRAVACGAHLIGVNNRDLGTFNVSVTTSGKLARFAPADAVLVSESGLTPADVRELHKLGYSGFLVGEALMRADDPANAIRDFVGESEPIAARSAFVKICGITNLEDARAAIEAGANMLGFNFFPASPRFIEANAAREIITALRVETRSDYESVVMFGVFVNESVENVHRIAELSGLDGIQLHGDETVEYCAELKQRAPTRFAIKVVRSNGTIDFPGLSCYPVDGFMLDAYDPKLRGGTGQTADWSLAREAERRLPRVFLAGGLSPENVAEAIARVHPYAVDACSLLELSPGKKDHARMREFVAAVRAVKLPDEVSAQ, from the coding sequence ATGGATTTTCTCTCTGAAATAATTAGCGTAAAGCGCCAACGCGTTAAGGCCGCGAAGGCGCGCATGCCGCTCGAACGGTTGCGCGAGCTTGCCCGACCGTCTCAGCATCGCCTCATTGCAGCGCTGCAAGATAGAAGCCGGCCCAACCTCATTGCCGAGTTCAAACGGCGATCTCCTTCCAAAGGCCCAATCAAGTCCGCGGCTGACCCAGCGGCGACAGCCCAGATCTACGAATCCGCAGGCGCGGCGGCTATTTCGGTCCTGACGGAGGAAGATTACTTCGATGGGTCGCTCGATGATCTGCGGCAGGTTCGGGAAGCCAGCCGCCTGCCAGTGCTGCGCAAGGACTTCATTTTTGACGAATATCAGGTTTACGAATCGGCGGTTGCCGGCGCAGACGCGTTGTTGCTGATCGTTGCCGCATTGGACGACCAGACACTGAAGCGGCTGCGCGAGGTCGCGGAGGACGAACTGGGAATGGATGCCCTCGTCGAGGTTCACACCCGTGATGAACTCGATCGAGCGGTCGCCTGTGGTGCTCACTTGATAGGGGTGAACAATCGTGACCTTGGAACGTTCAACGTTTCGGTTACGACCTCTGGAAAGTTAGCGCGCTTTGCGCCCGCCGATGCGGTTCTCGTCAGCGAAAGCGGTTTGACGCCTGCTGATGTCCGTGAGCTTCACAAACTGGGCTACAGCGGATTTTTGGTTGGCGAGGCTTTGATGCGGGCCGATGATCCGGCGAATGCGATTCGCGATTTTGTCGGCGAATCAGAACCAATCGCAGCGCGTTCGGCGTTTGTGAAGATTTGCGGCATCACCAATCTGGAAGACGCGCGCGCCGCGATTGAAGCAGGCGCCAACATGCTTGGATTTAATTTCTTCCCCGCAAGCCCGCGGTTCATCGAAGCCAATGCCGCGCGCGAAATTATCACCGCGCTTCGCGTCGAAACTCGATCAGATTACGAAAGCGTCGTGATGTTCGGCGTGTTTGTGAATGAATCGGTCGAGAATGTTCACAGAATTGCCGAACTCAGCGGCTTGGATGGGATCCAGCTCCACGGCGACGAGACGGTTGAGTACTGTGCAGAGTTGAAGCAGCGTGCCCCGACGCGATTCGCCATTAAGGTAGTCCGTTCGAACGGCACAATCGATTTTCCTGGCCTGAGTTGCTATCCGGTTGATGGGTTCATGCTCGACGCTTACGACCCAAAGCTGCGCGGCGGCACGGGTCAAACGGCGGACTGGTCCCTGGCGCGTGAGGCCGAACGGCGACTTCCGCGTGTGTTTCTGGCCGGGGGTCTTTCCCCCGAAAATGTCGCTGAGGCCATTGCCAGAGTTCATCCTTACGCAGTTGACGCCTGCAGTTTGTTGGAGCTTTCGCCCGGTAAGAAAGACCATGCACGCATGAGGGAGTTTGTCGCCGCCGTCCGAGCGGTTAAACTGCCAGACGAAGTGTCCGCGCAATGA